One Malaclemys terrapin pileata isolate rMalTer1 chromosome 9, rMalTer1.hap1, whole genome shotgun sequence DNA window includes the following coding sequences:
- the USP12 gene encoding ubiquitin carboxyl-terminal hydrolase 12 isoform X2 produces MEILMTVRRLASICTMGANASALEKEIGPEQFPVNEHYFGLVNFGNTCYCNSVLQALYFCRPFREKVLAYKVQPRKKESLLTCLSDLFNSIATQKKKVGVIPPKKFISRLRKENELFDNYMQQDAHEFLNYLLNTIADLLQEEKKQEKQNGKLQNGSIESEEGDKTDLTWVHEIFQGTLTNETRCLNCEAVSSKDEDFLDLSVDVEQNTSITHCLRGFSNTETLCSEYKYYCEQCRSKQEAQKRMRVKKLPMILALHLKRFKYMDQLHRYTKLSYRVVFPLELRLFNTSGDATNPDRMYDLVAVVVHCGSGPNRGHYITIVKSHGFWLLFDDDIVEAGQNS; encoded by the exons GGCGCCAATGCCTCTGCTTTGGAGAAAGAGATTGGTCCTGAACAGTTTCCTGTGAATGAACATTATTTTGGCTTGGTCAAT TTTGGCAATACCTGCTACTGCAACTCAGTCCTACAGGCACTTTATTTTTGTCGTCCGTTTCGGGAAAAAGTTTTGGCATACAAGGTCCAGCCCCGGAAGAAGGAAAGCCTCCTTACGTGCCTCTCCGATCTCTTCAACAGCATTGCCACACAAAAGAAGAAGGTGGGAGTCATCCCACCCAAGAAATTTATTTCCCGGTTGAGGAAAGAAAATG aattatttgataattatatgcAGCAAGATGCACATGAATTCCTAAACTACCTACTAAACACTATTGCTGACTTACTGCAAGAAGAGAAAAAACAGGAGAAACAGAATGGCAAACTCCAGAATGGCAGCATTGAGAGTGAGGAAGGAGACAAGACTGATCTGACATGGGTCCATGAAATCTTCCAGGGAACACTAACCAACGAAACCAGATGTCTTAACTGTGAAGCT gttaGTAGCAAAGATGAGGACTTCCTGGACCTATCGGTTGATGTGGAACAAAATACATCAATTACGCACTGCCTAAG GGGGTTCAGTAATACTGAGACTTTATGCAGTGAATATAAATACTACTGTGAGCAGTGTCGCAGTAAACAGGAAGCACAGAAGAG AATGAGAGTGAAGAAGTTGCCCATGATTCTAGCTCTGCACTTAAAAAGGTTCAAATACATGGACCAGCTGCACCGATACACCAAACTCTCCTACCGTGTAGTCTTTCCCTTGGAGCTTCGGCTCTTTAATACTTCAGGAGATGCTACAAACCCTGACAGAATGTATGACCTTGTGGCTGTAGTTGTTCACTGTGGCAG CGGTCCAAACCGTGGACATTATATCACCATAGTGAAGAGCCATGGCTTTTGGCTGCTATTTGATGACGACATTGTAGAG GCTGGACAAAACTCTTGA